Sequence from the Flavobacteriales bacterium genome:
TGACCGATGCACGGACCGCAAGCATTCGTGAAGATTCTCGCACCCAGTTTCTCAAATGTGTTGATGAAACCATCGCGTTCAATCGTAAAACGTACCTGTTCCGAACCTGGATTGATACCAAAGTTGGCTTTCGGTTTGAGACCCTTTGCCAAGGCATCCTCAGCAATAGAACATGCTCTTGAAATGTCTTCGTACGATGAATTGGTACACGAACCGATCAATCCCCACTCGATTTCAGTCGGCCATCCGTTGGCTTTTGCCTTTTCCTTCATTTCGGCAACTGGTGTGGCCAAGTCGGGTGTGAAAGGCCCGTTCAAGTGAGGGCTCAACGTAGAAAGATCGATCTCGATCACTTGATCGAAATACTTTTCTGGGTTTGCATAAACCTCGTCATCACCTGTTAAATGCTCTTTGATGCCGTTTGCCAGATCAGCAACTTCGGCTCTACCCGTTGCGCGCAGGTAACGCTCCATGCTTTCATCATAACCGAAGGTTGAAGTCGTGGCACCGATCTCCGCACCCATGTTACAGATGGTTCCTTTGCCTGTACACGACATGCTTTTGGCACCTTCTCCAAAGTATTCGACAATCGCACCAGTTCCACCTTTTACGGTCAGAATGCCAGCCACTTTCAGAATAACGTCTTTTGGTGCGGTCCAGCCGTTCAGTTTACCTGTCAACTTCACACCGATCAATTTCGGGAATTTCAACTCCCATGGCATTCCCGCCATCACATCAACGGCATCTGCGCCACCAACTCCAATGGCAACCATTCCGAGACCGCCTGCATTTACCGTGTGGCTGTCGGTACCGATCATCATTCCGCCAGGGAAAGCGTAATTCTCCAAGACCACTTGGTGAATGATACCCGCTCCTGGTTTCCAAAAACCGATGCCGTACTTATTGGAAACGCTTTCGAGGAAATTGAAAACCTCCGAACTCTTGTTCATCGCTTCCTGTAGGTCGGCACTTGCACCGATGCGCGCTTGGATCAAGTGATCGCAATGCACGGTTGATGGAACCGCGACTTTCTTCTTCCCAGCCTGCATGAACTGCAACAACGCCATTTGGGCCGTTGCATCTTGCATCGCTACTCTATCTGGATCGAAATCCACGTAGGATTTCCCGCGCTCGTAGGCTTCTTTGGCCTCGCCATCCCAAAGGTGCGCGTACAGAATTTTCTCTGATAATGTGAGCGGTTTGTCCACCGCTTTTCTGGCCGCAGCAATACGCTCAGGGAACTGAGCGTACACCTGCTTTATCATTTCAAGATCGAATACTCCCATGTTTTCAAAATTTTTGTCGAGTTACTAAATGGTTGGCAGAATAAAAATACTGCCTTGTACAAACCCAACAAGCGCGGTCATTTCTTGTTCCGATAAATCTGTTCTTCAGTCAGCAGAGAAAACAATTTACGGAAAACGGTTTTTTTTAGCCACAGATGCGCAGATTTTCACAGAGAATAGTCTGTATTCTTCTGTGTTTCCGTGGCCATTTCATACCTTCAAAAGAAAGGACACAAAAAAACCCGAACTGTTCGCTCGGGTTTTCTAAATCAAATACTCGATTGCTTACGCAAGCACCAATTTCTTCTTCGATGGCTTGAACTTCGTAAGAACGATGCCTGTTACGGCTTGCTCGTATTCTTCCAAAGTTGGTGTTCTTCCCAAGATGGTTGAAAGCACAACCACTGGAGTTGATGAAAGCAGAGACTCGCCTTTCTTCTCGGCAGAATCCTTCACCACACGGCCTTGAAACAAACGCGTTGACGTGGCCATAACTGTATCTCCTGGCTCGGCCTTCTCTTGATTACCCATGCACAGATTGCAACCTGGACGCTCCAAATACAATTTGTTCTCATACTTGGTACGGGCCGTGTTCTTCGGATGCTCATCGTCAAACACGAAACCAGCGTATTTGGTCAAAATGTCCCAATCACCTTCGGCTTTCAGCTCATCCACAATATTGTAGGTTGGAGGAGCAACCACCAATGGCGCGTTGAACTCCACTTTTCCTTGCTGCGCCTCCACGTTCTTCAACATCTGCGCAAGGATTTTCATGTCGCCTTTGTGAACCATGCACGAACCCACGAAACCGAGGTCAACTTTCTTGGTTCCACCGTAGTAAGACAACGGACGGATCACATCGTGCGTGTAGCGCTTCGAAACATCATCGTTGTTCACGTCTGGATCCGCGATCATCGGCTCAGCCATTTCATCCAAGTCGATAACCACTTCCGCATAATACTTGGCGTTTGCATCGGGTTTCAAGGTTGGAATTTCTCCCGAACGGATGTCAGCAATTCGCTTCTCAGCTTTCGCGATCAGACCTTTAAGAACCTGCTTCTCGTTGTCCATTCCCTTGTCGATCATGATCTGAATACGACCTTTTGCAATCTCCAACGACTCGATCAACGTTTCATCTTCAGAGATGCAGATAGAAGCCTTAGCCTTCATCTCAGCCGTCCAATCTGTGAATGTAAAAGCTTGGTCAGCAGTCAACGTTCCGATGTGGACTTCAATTACGCGACCTTGGAAAACGTTCTCGCCACCGAACTGCTTCAGCATCTGTTGCTGCGTGGCATGAACCACATCGCGGAAGTCCATGTAGCTTCTCATTTCGCCTTTGAAAGTCACCTTCACCGACTGCGGAATCGGCATGGAAGCCTCGCCTGTTGCAAGTGCAAGAGCAACTGTTCCAGAGTCTGCTCCGAACGCCACACCTTTTGACATACGCGTGTGCGAATCGCCACCGATGATGATGTCCCAATCGCTCACGGTGATGTCATTCAAAACCTTGTGAATTACATCCGTCATTGCTGGGTAAACACCTTTCGGGTCACGTGCCGTGATCAGACCGAAATCGTTCATGAACTTCATCAAACGAGGAATGTTCTCCTGCGCCTTTTTATCCCAAACGGAGGCCGTGTGGCAACCCGATTGGTAAGCTCCATCCACGATTGGAGAAATGACCGTTGCGGCCATCATTTCCAATTCCTGCGAGGTCATCAGACCAGTGGTGTCCTGAGACCCAACGATGTTCACCTCTACGCGAACATCAGAACCTGTGTGCAACACTTTTCCTGGCGTTACTCCAACCGCATTTCGGTTGAAGATCTTCTCAACGGCAGTCAAACCTTGACCATCAATTGAAATCTCTTTCGATGGCGCGTAAACCTGTGGAATTTCAATTCCAAGAACCTTACAAGCGAACGTTTGCAGTTTCTTGCCGAAAACCACCGCGTAAGAACCGCCCGCTTTCATGAACTCCACTTTTTGAGGCGTGAATGCCGCAGAAATGTCCTTCACGGCTTTGCCGTCCTTGTAAAGTTGCTTCTCTTTTGTGTTGATGGTGAGAACGGTTCCTGTCTCAACTGAGTAAGTCTCTTCCAAAACAGCATCACCATTTGCATCAACGACCGTATTGCCGTCCGCATCTTTCTTCTGAACCCAATTTTTAAGGTCAAGACCGATACCGCCAGTTACGCCAACGGTGGTCAGGAAAATCGGAGAAATGCCGTTTGTTCCAGCCACAACGGGTGCAATATTGATGAACGGCACGTACGGACTTGCCTGAACGCCTGTCCAAAGTGCAACGTTGTTCACACCCGACATACGCGAAGAGCCAACACCCATCGTTCCTTTCTCCGCGATCAGCATCACGCGCTTGTCAGGATGCTGCTCTTTCAGCTTCAGCAAGGCCTGTTGCTGTTCTTTATTGTGCTCGAAAATGCACTGTCCGTGCAGCTCACGGTCAGAACGCGAGTGCGCATCTCCCCCAGGAGAAAGCAGGTCGGTAGAAATATCTCCGACACCAGCAACGAATGTTACGATTTCGATTTCCTCCTCAACGTCTGGAAGTTGCGTGAAGAACTCCGCTTTCGCATAGCTCTCAATCAGTTCCTTTGCAATCGAATTTCCAGCTTCGAAAGCTTTTTGCAATCGATCTGTATCGGCTTCGTATAGGAAAACCTGTGTTTTCAGAACCTTAGCAGCTTCAGCTGCAATTGCTGCATCATTGCCCAAAGCAAGATCCAATAGCACTTCAACAGAAGGGCCACCTTTCATGTGCGAAAGCAATTCGAATGCGAACTCAGTAGAGATTTCCTCAACCGATTCTTGCCCAAGAATGATCTCTTTCAAGAACTTGGCTTTCACGCCAGCCGCGCTGGTAGTTCCAGGCAACGTGTTGTAAATGAAGAAGTTCAGAGAGTCTTTCCGATGAG
This genomic interval carries:
- a CDS encoding aconitate hydratase; its protein translation is MGVFDLEMIKQVYAQFPERIAAARKAVDKPLTLSEKILYAHLWDGEAKEAYERGKSYVDFDPDRVAMQDATAQMALLQFMQAGKKKVAVPSTVHCDHLIQARIGASADLQEAMNKSSEVFNFLESVSNKYGIGFWKPGAGIIHQVVLENYAFPGGMMIGTDSHTVNAGGLGMVAIGVGGADAVDVMAGMPWELKFPKLIGVKLTGKLNGWTAPKDVILKVAGILTVKGGTGAIVEYFGEGAKSMSCTGKGTICNMGAEIGATTSTFGYDESMERYLRATGRAEVADLANGIKEHLTGDDEVYANPEKYFDQVIEIDLSTLSPHLNGPFTPDLATPVAEMKEKAKANGWPTEIEWGLIGSCTNSSYEDISRACSIAEDALAKGLKPKANFGINPGSEQVRFTIERDGFINTFEKLGARIFTNACGPCIGQWARAGADKQEKNSIVHSFNRNFAKRADGNPNTHAFVTSPEMVAAIAMAGDLTFNPITDTLTNDKGEQVKLAEPHGFELPPKGFDVDDPGYVSPAEDGSNVEVVVKPDSERLQLLTPFKPWDGKNIMGAKLLIKAQGKCTTDHISMAGPWLRYRGHLDNISNNTLTGAVNAFNGETNKVKNELDGSYGEVPAVARAYKAAGIPTVVVGDSNYGEGSSREHAAMQPRHLGVVAVLVKSFARIHETNLKKQGMLGLTFAKEADYDKIQEDDTFNFVDLEDFAEDKPLTIEVVHADGSKDTIMANHTYNEAQIEWFKAGSALNLIKKQQSA
- a CDS encoding bifunctional aconitate hydratase 2/2-methylisocitrate dehydratase — protein: MSLYEDYLKEIEERKAQGLHAKPIDGADLLSEVIAQIKDTGNAHRKDSLNFFIYNTLPGTTSAAGVKAKFLKEIILGQESVEEISTEFAFELLSHMKGGPSVEVLLDLALGNDAAIAAEAAKVLKTQVFLYEADTDRLQKAFEAGNSIAKELIESYAKAEFFTQLPDVEEEIEIVTFVAGVGDISTDLLSPGGDAHSRSDRELHGQCIFEHNKEQQQALLKLKEQHPDKRVMLIAEKGTMGVGSSRMSGVNNVALWTGVQASPYVPFINIAPVVAGTNGISPIFLTTVGVTGGIGLDLKNWVQKKDADGNTVVDANGDAVLEETYSVETGTVLTINTKEKQLYKDGKAVKDISAAFTPQKVEFMKAGGSYAVVFGKKLQTFACKVLGIEIPQVYAPSKEISIDGQGLTAVEKIFNRNAVGVTPGKVLHTGSDVRVEVNIVGSQDTTGLMTSQELEMMAATVISPIVDGAYQSGCHTASVWDKKAQENIPRLMKFMNDFGLITARDPKGVYPAMTDVIHKVLNDITVSDWDIIIGGDSHTRMSKGVAFGADSGTVALALATGEASMPIPQSVKVTFKGEMRSYMDFRDVVHATQQQMLKQFGGENVFQGRVIEVHIGTLTADQAFTFTDWTAEMKAKASICISEDETLIESLEIAKGRIQIMIDKGMDNEKQVLKGLIAKAEKRIADIRSGEIPTLKPDANAKYYAEVVIDLDEMAEPMIADPDVNNDDVSKRYTHDVIRPLSYYGGTKKVDLGFVGSCMVHKGDMKILAQMLKNVEAQQGKVEFNAPLVVAPPTYNIVDELKAEGDWDILTKYAGFVFDDEHPKNTARTKYENKLYLERPGCNLCMGNQEKAEPGDTVMATSTRLFQGRVVKDSAEKKGESLLSSTPVVVLSTILGRTPTLEEYEQAVTGIVLTKFKPSKKKLVLA